One part of the Chryseobacterium mulctrae genome encodes these proteins:
- a CDS encoding META domain-containing protein, producing the protein MKNLFLSICTVAVLASCGTMKNASSSKVGKAQPSIANTKWTLADNVKGQVPTLVIEGSKINGNAGCNRYFGGITMETASGKFEASQMGSTKMACANMSVEQNFLDMLNKANKYVVSGTTLELYQDNLLLLKFNKSE; encoded by the coding sequence ATGAAAAATCTTTTTTTAAGTATATGCACAGTTGCTGTTTTGGCATCTTGCGGAACAATGAAAAACGCATCTTCATCAAAAGTTGGAAAAGCGCAACCATCAATCGCCAATACAAAATGGACTTTAGCGGATAACGTGAAAGGACAGGTTCCTACATTGGTAATAGAAGGTTCAAAGATTAACGGAAATGCCGGATGTAACAGATATTTTGGTGGTATAACTATGGAAACAGCATCAGGGAAATTTGAAGCTTCACAAATGGGGTCTACAAAAATGGCTTGTGCTAATATGAGTGTTGAGCAAAACTTCCTGGATATGCTTAATAAAGCTAATAAATATGTAGTTTCAGGAACTACTTTAGAATTGTATCAGGATAATTTGTTGCTGTTAAAATTCAACAAATCTGAATAA